Sequence from the Mugil cephalus isolate CIBA_MC_2020 chromosome 20, CIBA_Mcephalus_1.1, whole genome shotgun sequence genome:
tATCATTGCATCATAGCCTTTGTTTACAGACCTTAAAGGTGAATATTAGTATGTAGTACAGTTCTGCAAACTGTTTCGAGACAATGATCAGCAGACTAGGATCGAAAGTATTCTGGCCATAATCAGTCagttattttgtcatttattcattcacgaGTTTGGttgataaaatgtcaaatgcagTAACGAAAAGGCCCTAGCATAATTATCAATGCACCTTCCCAATGATACTAAAAGAACCAGCAGCTACTCACATTTGTTGAAGATGAAACCAGTCACAGTTTGAaattttgctttaaaaatgacTGGTTTAACTGAATTGTTGTCATCtaacatgcattttttaaaatatgatatTTGATTACTCTTTCATTTTGCTTCCCTGTACCCTTATCAAGGTGTGGGTTGTTGCTCATCCTCTCCACAAATCTAGTCATATGGATGACTGCAGTTACAGAGGAGTCCCTTCATCATACAACTGTCCCTGACTATCCGGACAACGTCACTAAACTGTCTGGACGGCAAACATACATCAGTAAAGGTAATTAGAGTACACACAGCAATCAAAGTCTTAATTGCAGTCAGGAACTAACACTAATATCTTTATCTCTCATTTCATGCCTTGCAGCAAGTTATGGAGACGATAAGTGCAAGTGCAGCCACACTTCATGCAGCATCTTCAAGAATGCCTACTACTACCTGTACCCCTTCAATATTGAGTATAGCCTCTTTGCCTCTGCCATGGCTTACGTTATGTGGAAGAATGTAGGTCGAGTAGCAAGCGAACATGGCCATCACAGCATCAAATTTAGTGTAAAGGATGTATTTCTCGGCCCTGTTTTAGGGGTCCTCTTGGTAATTGCTGGCCTGGCAACGTTAATTGTATATGAGATGGAGATGCAAAAAGATGACTATGATGATAACAAGAAAGACAAGGCAGTGATGATGCACTTTGTCATGAATATAATCATAGTAACCCTGATGTCCATTTCAACTGTGATCGGCAGTGCCATATACAAAGTGGATCACAGAGAGCATGTAACAGACAAAAACCCCACTCGCAGCCTGGATGTGGGGCTGCTGGTGGGAGCCTCACTGGGACAGTTCATCATCAGCTATTTCTCTATCATAGCTATGATTGCAACTGGAGCCAAAGGCTACCTGAACGGGCTCAACTTGGCCTGGGGTATACTGATGGTGATCCAGCTCGGCCTGCAAAACTTTTTCATAATTGAAGGCATGCACCGGGAGCCCTTCCACGAGGTGCAGCCAGTCACTGTGGTTGCAAATCCATACGTGCTGCAGCCAAGCAAAGATCTGAGCAGCCTTGAAGGAACAGACATGGACACAAAACCAAGTCCTGCGCCTATAGCACTCAGCTTGCATAGCCACACTGCcgagcacagacacaaactgtcATGGAAGAGACGGGTATTGAAGGAGGTCTCTGCGTTTCTgttgctgggaaacattttggTGAGTATGTtctgagctctttttttttttttttttcaatgttaCAATTTTAAAAGTCAATAAATACTAAACCCCTTGTCCCATTCTTTCACAGCTATGGATCTTGCCTGCATTTGGCGCTCGCCCCCAGTTTGACCATGATTCTGAAACTGAATTCTACAATTTCAACATGTGGGCTGCTATTGTGAATGTGGGACTTCCTTTTGGCATATTTTACCGAATGCATTCAGTCGCCAGCTTATTTGAGGTCTTTGTGAACTCATAACACAAGAGCATATGATATGTACAGCCAACTATTTTGTAAAATGGAATCTGTATAGATGATTTATGTCTTTTTAAGTCTGAAAGGTAGAAACTAATCAACAAATATTTTCACTATGCTGtctctcattatttttttgtcatgatCATGTTATTTTAAGAAGTCATGTTTTATTGCGATGCAGATATTGTTTAACCTGATTTATGATTTACGATTCAGGCTCtcacatgaaataaattaacatgTAAACAAGCAGAATGAAAGAGAATGATCCATCGTATctacagttattattattgttgcttttgattgtttttgtttgctgtaaTTGATGCAGGTGCAACTGTTAATACTAGTTAAAACTGATGATATTCTTAAATGACTAGTAAAccccttttttattattatacaccAATGAGGAATAACATTATATTgtgttatattgtatattgtatatccttatattgtgtagagCTCTcttgtgactcaccagagaatggtcatgggacttctgagggtgtcctgtggtgtctggaaacacagtgttgaTATTGGGGGTGTTTGGGTCTtaggggttgaggggaggggcctctgcggatcattccactgatacttgatcagtttggggtctagtgaatttggaggccaggtcaacaccttgtgctgttctttgcgttttttgagttgttcctaaaccgtttttgtgtgtgtctgtgtcaagctggATTCTGCTGGAGATGGCCCCTGTTGCATCAATTAGAGGTTGTAGTATATtatcctcttgtttttctcttctgtccctttcctgttttGGGGGTTTGCGTGGTGTATACAcagtttaaaggtcaaaaggtaatttaccagatgccagctcaTAAAACTAAATAGACATAAGgagataagttttgtttgtgaatgggggttcttggggatgagaatcatatataaggtgactgtgggagctgaacaaGAGAGGGGATTCGACAGTGGACTGGAATggagtttttgacattgttctttcttgtaattaacctttttaaatgcaagataagatttgtcagcggtgatcacttctttctttagcacacttcagcacatcaatatacaacaaagTACACCATACTTCTcagtgctctacatcagtggttaaTGACAAGACccaaatccaaaaacaacttctcaaatttattgaatgacaAGACTGAGCAGTTACAACCTGAAATAGTAGAATaaatcacagtatgaaaacacacaaaaacaaacgtaATGATAAATCAAAACAACCAGAAAATGATGATGCTAGAGAGGGATCTATTCCCTTTTACTTtcaattagctgcattttaattcaaaccagtgctcttcacttcagtaactCCAGtctttttaacagactcaacagagctttcatgcacaaacaccaaTTGAATCCTAACCGGGATTTGAAACCTGGTCTCCCGTGCGCCAGCCCATATTACCAACTGCTATACTGCTCAGCAGTTTCTCAGTGCTGATAACAATGTGATTTGCGATGTATCCATGTTTTCTGATTTTATCCAACAAATGTTTCAAACATGTTGGGTCCATAGTGCAAGCACGCAAAACAGTGTGAATGTCTGGcaagtgaattcttggctacattTGTTGTTAACCTGTCCTTTCTGTCaaatgaagaaacacaaaacttaggattttgtcactttgagttatttgaacatcatTTGGCCGACGTGATCCCAGTCTGTTAACTTCCAACttctcctccaaagacattgaggaaaatggattaaaaCTCAAGTAATCCACTTGTTCATGCTAACGCCACCATAgttgaacttcttctccctccttccactCTGGCATTTTGATGACTAGTGGCCTGAGGGCTTACTGGATTGCCTGGAATGCCTCAAAAAAACTAATCGACACCCAACGACCTGAACCGGCTCCGGTCGTTCACTTCAAAGAGGTGACTCTTAGCTATtatgtcacaagatgatcaggggttttaatgttatggctgaccaaTAAAGTCTCTGGTGTACCTCATCAAATGTTGCTTTGTTTTAGCTCATTCTTATTTTGTTCTGTCAgggacaaactgacaaaaagaaaatgttctcaCATGTAAGTAGGGCCTGTTGCATTATACTTTGCATTAAGATACAATCTGAGCAATCTGCTCACATAAAATGCAGATGTGAACACCCCCAGGCTGCATTGAGGTCACATTTAAGAGATCCAATCTCTGAagacatttggaggtggtctggctCACGTATATCCAGATCCCTTTGGCAGTATGAATGCATTACGTCTTGAGTCGAATTAAAGACGGCCCATACACAACAGGAGATTTCCCATTTactgatgtctttatttacctttattaccagAAATTATAGTGCGTATTGAAACTTCCAGGTTGAGTCAGGTAAcatcagggttagggttaatcaaatacttgatcagttcaaCGAGGTGGTGACCTTGTTGTAGCGCAGATCTGTCTGTATGGAATGATTCGACCACTGGGTGGCAATAAAGGCACGTCAATGTTTAGCCGAGGTAGCGTCCAattccttattttatttcaaagggAGGGGGAAGGAAGTGCTGCTTGGATGAACTAGGATCAGATTCAGTTTAGCAGGTGAATTCATGAAGCAGAAGCCAAGGAGctattaaaaggtaaaaatatataaagtgaaTTTATTTAAGCAAAACAGAAGTCTTATTTTGTTCTGTCAgggacaaactgacaaacagaacagaatcacaatcacaatcacCTGTACATAACTGTATATAAGTGAGAGTGATTTAGACtgccaaaggtttttttttccatggttgtatgcatttttaatagtAAACCTCCTTGGCTGCTGTacctcattttatttgtttgttcttattGTATGTGTCAACACTATAATGCAAGCACCTTATTCCACAGAATGGAATTTCTTTGGATTTATGTCTGGGATTACTGTCATACCAGCTATAAAGAGGATATTGTTGAATGTTGGATCAATTCTCAAGAATAAATCTATGTTCCTATAAATCTATATTCTTAAGTGAGTGAAGGAACGGTTTGGTCAAATTAGCAAAGGCCCAGTATAGAATAACCACAAactatatatttattgtataacatatattttattattattaaaactattATAACTCATGAtagaagtgaaataaaaaaaattcataaatCTCCAGAAATAGGAAAACACACTATTGTTAACCATCCAGAGAAACACGTGCAAATCTACAACTTTTGGCATACTACAgttaaacacatgaaacaacaTGCATGCTGAGATTTTTGAATCACtctttgcattttgtgtgtatgcaatgtttgaaattgaaatttctGGTATGAAATTTGCAAATTTATAGAAAACAGCTGAATAGTAAtgacacacacgtacacatcaGCCAGTTGCATTAGTACCAGAAATCAAAATGATTAACTGTGCATGTGTAAGTTACCATAACGGCAGTCATGGCCGAAAAGTATGCAGTAGCAAAAATGAAATAGAACCAGAAAAAGATCTTGTCCAGTTTGTTGGCAAACTTTTCATGCTGCTCGTTTTTCATCGCCTTTGTATCAAGACCTTCCAAGAATCTGACCACTTTTCTGAGCATTTGGCTGTTCTCCTCTGGGGCATTCGGCTGTCCAAtatcagttttgacttctgcaAAGAAATGACAgtcagaattttatttatttattttttttgttttttcaaaatttaTATTAGAAGTACTTCTTGACAGACTCAACACATGTAATATTCGCTTAACAGTCAACTCTTCCTCACCCTCATCCCCCTTCTCTTCAGTGCATCCTGTGTTTTTCGGATCTGACCCTCGGGAATGACAGCAGAAAATGAGGTAGCCATCTTCAGCCACCCGTGTCAGCAGTATGGACACCAGCATGCTCAACACCAGTAAGACCAGACAAATGCAGAAGTGGGTTCCTACAGCGCACACAGATACAGGGAACTATTCAGACTGTGAAGCTGTTTAAGGAGTTTATTTGTGAACAAGTGGGTTAGACTTACGAATAATAGGGCTGCACTGGCTGTCTCCGGGAAGCTGGTTGCTAAGGATGTTGAGGAACAGGGTGAAGCTGAGAACCAGAGTTACCTTGAAAGAGTTGCGTTCACCGCCTCTTAGTGGCAGAGCGAAACTGACTACATCAGATAAAATGATCAGAATACTTGGCAGAAGCAGTGTTATGAAGGGGTTGCTATATTTGATTTTCAATTCCACCTGGGGAAGAACACATGACATCATTTTATAGATCCACAGAGAAGAGAAGTGCTTCAAGAACCCCAGTATAAATTTTCTAAATTCTACTGAATTTTCCAGAGCACCCTATCTAGGGCTGCAGCAAACATTAAGGTAGTTTTTGCTCTATTAGATCTTAAATTAAGAAACAATTAAGTTTCAAGATGTGCTAATTTGTCTGTTGACTGTTTCAGCTATTCCTGAATTTATGAAATTGTTGCCTATTATAAATAGAAATGACTGTCCCTAGCTTGATATGAACTTACCATGATGTAGTTGCGGTCATTTCGTTTTTTCTCAAGGGTCACTCTGCCTGTTTCCCAGTCTCCATGAGTGCTATCAACTGTCTTCAATTCATTCAGTACCAGGTTGGAACCACATCCTGAATAAAGCACAGCCTTCGTCAACATTGTTTGTGTTGAAATCACATCACAGAGAGtaagttactttttatttattaaaaaaaaaaaatacactctgTACACCAATCACGTGCTACATTTGATAATCTTCAgtaattgaactgaattgttATATTGAGTTTGGAGCAAGATGCTCCAAACTTGCTAATATGTTAGCCAGACCATCATCCACacttacatatttttttgtggtaGGAAATTGTTCTTGAGTGGCTGTGTTAAGATGTGACTCTGGCAAGGATCAAATGGTTGGGGTGCAGTGACGTAGTCACATAATATATGtaaatttatttacaacaaaatggctctttaatatgttttatttctccctgTATCACTTGAAACATGGCCtgtaattaaatcaaaatgctgTGCTACCAGACTTAAATTCTGAGTGTGGCTACACCAGGCTAAGGTGAGACTGAAGTTACCCATTGTTTTCACAGTGCAAACAATGCATTTATGGTCTTATTGCACTGAATAAGGTGATATTGGTAGCTCTTTAATCACCTACTGGTGCTCAGTGCACTTTATAGTCACactgacacatctacccatttggtca
This genomic interval carries:
- the LOC124997384 gene encoding proton channel OTOP2-like isoform X2, producing MTAKDNEAEEAHLSNNINVPGQAGSTCEADLNTSSTEVVKERGRNWGWMLSGIICVNVLILGCALVSGSAYSSVNISTPDLQVFLIILLLLSSIWMIYYSIYTTRNKNAVVYKDDHAGPVWLRGGLVLFGLLSIIMDIFKIASYVGYLHCDSAVKVAFPVIQLVFIVVQTYFLWIHAKDCVQLQNNLTRCGLLLILSTNLVIWMTAVTEESLHHTTVPDYPDNVTKLSGRQTYISKASYGDDKCKCSHTSCSIFKNAYYYLYPFNIEYSLFASAMAYVMWKNVGRVASEHGHHSIKFSVKDVFLGPVLGVLLVIAGLATLIVYEMEMQKDDYDDNKKDKAVMMHFVMNIIIVTLMSISTVIGSAIYKVDHREHVTDKNPTRSLDVGLLVGASLGQFIISYFSIIAMIATGAKGYLNGLNLAWGILMVIQLGLQNFFIIEGMHREPFHEVQPVTVVANPYVLQPSKDLSSLEGTDMDTKPSPAPIALSLHSHTAEHRHKLSWKRRVLKEVSAFLLLGNILLWILPAFGARPQFDHDSETEFYNFNMWAAIVNVGLPFGIFYRMHSVASLFEVFVNS
- the LOC124997384 gene encoding proton channel OTOP2-like isoform X1, which produces MCYNTGHPCNCLTDGGLCEPCRMTAKDNEAEEAHLSNNINVPGQAGSTCEADLNTSSTEVVKERGRNWGWMLSGIICVNVLILGCALVSGSAYSSVNISTPDLQVFLIILLLLSSIWMIYYSIYTTRNKNAVVYKDDHAGPVWLRGGLVLFGLLSIIMDIFKIASYVGYLHCDSAVKVAFPVIQLVFIVVQTYFLWIHAKDCVQLQNNLTRCGLLLILSTNLVIWMTAVTEESLHHTTVPDYPDNVTKLSGRQTYISKASYGDDKCKCSHTSCSIFKNAYYYLYPFNIEYSLFASAMAYVMWKNVGRVASEHGHHSIKFSVKDVFLGPVLGVLLVIAGLATLIVYEMEMQKDDYDDNKKDKAVMMHFVMNIIIVTLMSISTVIGSAIYKVDHREHVTDKNPTRSLDVGLLVGASLGQFIISYFSIIAMIATGAKGYLNGLNLAWGILMVIQLGLQNFFIIEGMHREPFHEVQPVTVVANPYVLQPSKDLSSLEGTDMDTKPSPAPIALSLHSHTAEHRHKLSWKRRVLKEVSAFLLLGNILLWILPAFGARPQFDHDSETEFYNFNMWAAIVNVGLPFGIFYRMHSVASLFEVFVNS
- the LOC124998145 gene encoding 5-hydroxytryptamine receptor 3A-like, with the translated sequence MLLGILKCPAYTMAKTLFLLSSLTTGFAYAESNCTSRRCLAQMLIGKTYLSQPQDENCTQPIYVPFIEYQTLSVDTKDLRLISRLKATIRWTDPELKWDTSVYQYNEVVLPVDKIWTPEIHVTNSILTTMKHGSHDLLVYSNGTLLHNVIINAEINCEINLFNYPFAADECPVAIQTWSTGGCGSNLVLNELKTVDSTHGDWETGRVTLEKKRNDRNYIMVELKIKYSNPFITLLLPSILIILSDVVSFALPLRGGERNSFKVTLVLSFTLFLNILSNQLPGDSQCSPIIRTHFCICLVLLVLSMLVSILLTRVAEDGYLIFCCHSRGSDPKNTGCTEEKGDEEVKTDIGQPNAPEENSQMLRKVVRFLEGLDTKAMKNEQHEKFANKLDKIFFWFYFIFATAYFSAMTAVMVTYTCTVNHFDFWY